A segment of the Bacteriovorax sp. PP10 genome:
CTCCCGCACCATTTCTTCCTAATGGAGGATTGCCACACTTACTCGCGAGAAGTGTTGCGTTAAATAATGAGCAAATGGCCTACGGGATCATTGACGCTGACGACCATCTGGTCAAAATTTATTCTTTTTTTGATCCAAGAGTTTTCGAAGCATTCGATCGTTTCGTAAAAAAACTTGGACAATATTTTTCAGTAAATAAAATTAGTGCAGATGTTTGGGGTATTCGCTCAGGATATTTCAAAGACGGACAGTATAGAAGTTTTATTGAAGACACTTCAAAAACCTTCGAATCAGCTTTTTCTCGTTTTTTACAGACGAAAAAATCTCCTGACGAAGTGATTTCTCCTATTGAAGAACGTCAGTATGCTTTTGAATTTAACAAAACAATTCAAAATCTTTATGAAACAAATGCCCGTGAATCTATCAGAGACAACTTTGAAGGGACACTCGATGTCGCGTTTTTAGGAGCGGGGACAGAGAACTTTTTAAAACGTCTTTATGGAACAATTTCGACGGCCGATTACTCAGCTGAGCTTTATGAATCTCTAGCTAAAGATATTATTCCTTCATCAGTTCTTCTTTCTCACCGCCTGAAAAAAGGTGTGTTGACGAGAGAGTTAAATGACCTGGTAGCGAATTCTTATCTGCCATCACGATTAGCAAGCACAGCTTACGAGCACGAAGATATTTCAACTTTCCAACCACTATCATTCTTCAAAGTTTTTGAAAGAATTGATGGAGTGAGCTCACTTTTCCAAAACTGGTCAGACTTAAATCTGTGGCAGTATTTAAAAGCGAATTTTGGATGGAGTTACAAAGTTATTCACAGTGATACGTTAAAGCTTCACGAAAATAAAACTCCTTATCAGGAAAACATCCTGCTATTTCATGGCCATGATGTTGACCGCACGATTTTTAATTTCATTTTAAAAACGTTTATGAACGGAGGCCGTGTAATTTTAAACCGCTCAGGTTTATCAGATGAATTTAACCAACGATTTGAAACATTCTTTTTAGAGAATAATTTAAACGTTGAAAAAGTTCATTTCCAGACTCAAATTCAAAACATCGCTCTTGGTGAAGGACGCCTGGTTCTGATCGAAGGTGAGGGATTTAAAGACCTTTCAAAACAAGAGTACTTCGACTTTTGGAAAACTTTAGTTGAAACTTTCTCTCTGATTCACGTGCCAATTCAAAACGTGGACGGGCTTGATTTCTATTGGAGAACAAGACCATCTTCGACGAATGAATTGAAGTTTGAAGAGGTGAGACGTTTGAGTCTTTACAACCCGACAAGCTACCGCAAAAAAATTAAAATGAATCTTACGAAGAACTTTGTCGTTTACAAAGTTTTAGATGAGATCAACGTTATCGTTCAAACATATCCTAACGAAATTGAAATTGAACTTTCTCCGGAAGGATCAGTCATTGTCGATTTTGGAGTTTTCTCATGAAAGAAATAGAGTACATCGTAGGCGTTTATAACTTCTATAATCCATTTCCAGAAGACGGGCAGGAGTCTTATTACTATCTGCTTTATTTATTGGATGAAAAAGGGATATTAGAGCGCGAAGCGGCCTTGATTATCTTTAATGAACGTTTCACTTCTGAAGAATTAGTGGGATTCAAGACTCCGCATAATACTATCGGGCCTTTTATTTCATTGGAAAAAGTAAACCAGTATGCGTTTGCTCTTTGTGAAGAATTGAATGCGGCTAAGATCAGTTTATTATCGGTTCAAGAGTACAATGCTCTTTTGGAAACGAGCCAACTGGCCTCTGATTTTCATCGCGATCTCTTGGAAAAGGGGAATGTAATGGAAAATATCGAAAGAAAACAAAAAGGCTTTTTAAGTCGATTCTTTAGCTAAATTAAGCAAAAAAAAACCGGCGATTGCCGGTTTTTTTTGGTTCGTTCTACAAAGTTTGAATTTCTTCATCAATGTCCGGAGCAATTTCTTGTTCGTGCGGCACAGAGATGTTGTTAATTAAATCAATTTCAGTTTCTTTCGGAGCTTGAACTGTCTTCTCAACAGCTTTTGCAATGTTGTCTCTCTTAGTCGCTGAAAGCGTCTGAATCGCTTCATCTACTTGAGTTTCATCATTTGCAGTTAACGTTTGTGTATCTGTAATTGTCTGCTGAGTAGGGATGGCAGCTTCTTTAGGAGCAATCGCTTCTTCAACTAAAACTTCCTCAACGATTCCTTCTCTCGAAGCAGCACCGCGGGCCAGTTCGCGGGCCACGATTTCTTTTTTCGGTTGAGCAGCTTTTGGCTGAACGTAGTTGGCCATTCCTCCATTCGTATAATACAGAGTGAATCCAGCGTAAATCACGTTAGGGTTTTTAATTAACGGCTTGTTGTTTTCCCAAATTGTTTTCCATTTTTTAGGAGTCGCGTACACAGCGTTTGAAATTGTTCCCAGAGTTTCACCAGTCTTAATCATGTATGGTGTTCCAGCTGGATTCCAAACAAATGGAGAAGCAGGAGCGCGGTACTTAAGTTCTGTATTTGCTTTAAGAGAAGAGTTGTTTGTTAGTTTATCCGAGTTCATGTTTTTGATGTCTTTCCACTTAGAAATATCACCGTAAAGCTTGAACGCGATTTGCATAAGAGTTTCACCTCTTTGCACTTTATAAGATTTAATTTGTCCTGCCTCAGAGTAAGTAGCAGGTTCAACTTCAGTTTTAATTTCAGGAAGAGCTTCTTCAACTAAAACCGGAGCTTCTTGAGAGTGATCATTCGTGCTTGGATCAACTGCAATTTGTGATTCTTTAATTTGAGTGTCATTCGGCCCTGACGGAGAGAACTCATCTTGAAGAGATTTTAATTCAGAATCATCAACTGTTGTAATGTTACTTGGGCTATCTGTCGCAGCTGGACTACTTGTTTCATCCATTGTTTTAGAAAATAAATCATCAGTTGAATCTGCTTCGTGAGATGAAGTTTCTGCAACTGCAGCATCTTTTGAATCTGTAGGTTGTTCAGGAGTTTTAAATCTTTCAATTAGTCCACATGATGAAAGGACTAAAGACAGAAATACAACTTTGAGCATTGTTTTATTTTTCAAGCGAGACTCTCCCTGGATACATACCTATTAAATAAACTATAACATGATTTATTTTACGGGATTTACTGATCTTATGAGAGTGCTGGAAAATGTTGCCCAATTTTTAGAGGAGTTTAAAGTGAAACAGCGAGAGATTCTGTATCATTTTGATCTGGCATTTCTTCAATCGGAGTTTCATCTTCTTTTGAACGAAGATATTCAACCTCTACCGCCAGAGGTTTGTGGTCTGAGCCTTTATAAATAGAGTCGACACGTGCTTTTTTGATTTTTATATCGCTCGTGTAAAGAAAGTGATCGAGAAAGTTACCATTAAAAGTGATGCGATTATCAGGAACGAAACCAGCTTCCTTCAATTTTAATTTCCTAGCGTATTCGTCAAGAATAGCAATGCGGTCTTCATTCCATGTATTAAAATCTCCCGCAAAAACTAATGGGCTAGGGATATTTTTAATTTCCTGATAGATTCGCTCCATCTCTTTTCTAAAACCGGCCGTCGATACGAAATTGATTCCATGAATATTTACGACAGTTAGTTTTTTCTTTGAAAAGCGGATTGGGTAGCTTGTTACTAAAGTCATTTTAGGTGACTTTAAAATCGGCTCGCGGGTGTCAGTTCTGATGAACTGAGTGAACTCAGCATCAACTGTACTAATGTTCGCTACACCTGTGCGGATTTTTTCTTTGCCATAAAAAAATGATGTGGCCGTTTCAATCTTAAAAGAAAATAGAAATTTAAAAACATCTTTCATGTTTTTATCCAGGTAAATTTCCTGGTTCATAATGATGTCTCGGCCTAAAGAGAGGGCCAGGAATTCAGGTTTAAATGTCTCATCTTCGCCTTTGTGGAGATTCCAAACAAGGAAACTCCAGTTCTTTGGAGGTAACTGCTTTTTGCTCGCTTTCCCAAGAGGCACAAGCACTTCACTATCATTCGGGACAGGTGAGGCAAGCTGTTCTATGCCCTCAACATTTAGACTTTGGTCTTCCAACTCGAATGACTGGGCATGCAAAGGCACAGAAGTCAGAGTTAACAGCGCGGTAAGTGCTAAGAATGATAGATTTAATGTTTTCATAAACAAAGCGTATAGCTCGGTTTTTGTTTTGTAAAAAGGTAATTGTAAAAATTACTTTCTATCGCCAAAAGGGCCGAACTTTGATATAAGCCCCTTACTATGAGTATTAATTTAAAACTAGAAAAGCCTTCTTTATACGCCCTTTCGTTAAACGAATTGCGTGACTACTTATCATCACAAGGTCTGGCCAAATTTGCGGCCGATCAAGTGTATCAGTGGATGTATAAAATCCAGGAAAGAGATCTTTCTAAGTGGACTAATATCTCTAAAAAAATCCGTGAAGATTTCGAAGCTAACTTTGATTTAAGTCTTCCAACAGTTATCTGGAATGGTCTTTCAAAAGACGGAACGAGAAAGTTCTTAGTAAAGATGCGCGATGGCCAGACAGTTGAGACGGTAGCGATCCCGGCAAAGGATCGTCTGACTCTTTGTATTTCATCTCAGGTTGGATGTGCGATTGGATGTACGTTCTGTCACACGGGAACAATGGGATTAAAAAGAAACTTATTAGCTGACGAAATCGTAGGCCAGTTTATGGCTATTTCTCACTGGCTAAAAGACAATACAACTGACAGTGAAAGACTATCGAACATCGTCTATATGGGGCAAGGGGAACCACTTCATAACTACGATAACGTTAGATCAGCGACAATCATTTTCATGGAAGATAAAGGTCTTGGACTTTCTCAAAGAAAGATCACTTTATCGACTTCAGGACTAGTTCCTCAGATTGAAAAAATGTGGGATTTCCCACCGGTGAATATTGCCATTTCTCTGCACGCTGCTCACAACGATATCAGAACTGAGCTTATGCCGATTAACAAGGCCTATGACCTTGAGAGACTTTTCAATGCAATTAAAAAAGTTCCATTGAAAGCTTATAGAAGAATCACGTATGAATATATTTTGATTGCCGATCTTAACGATCGTCAGGAAGATATCGACGGACTTACTGATCTTTTAGAAAAGAGTAAATCGAAAATTAATATCATTCCATACAATGATTTTCCGGACTCGAAGTTTAAACGCCCGAGCAACTCGAAAATCATCTGGTTCCAGGAGTCACTCCTTAAGCGTGGTTTTGTCTGTACGACAAGAACAACAAAAGGTGGCGACATCCTGGCAGCATGCGGTCAGCTAAAAAGTGAATATGAAAAACTGAATCTCTGGGACATCGATAAATCGAAGGCCTTCGAGATGCAGTTTTCAAAACAATAATTAGTTTCTGCTGTTTTCGTTTGTTCGATACATCCAAGGTTTTGGCCCTTCAACGGCTTCATCCTTAACTTCCGGCGCAGGTTCTTCGAATTTCTTCTTATCCTTTGCCTTAATAGATGACGGCTCACGATCAGACTCTTCTTCCGAAGCGATCTGACGAGTCGTTTCGATTCCAGTTTCCACCTTATAGTGATCACCAAAATCTGCAGTCTTCATCTCTTTTGAAGGTGCTGCGTACTTCTTAAAACCAACTTCTGGGTTTTTGTATTCTGTTGCCACGGCAAGAGAACAAATTCCTAGAGTCAGAAGAGAAAGCGTAACAATTTTTTTCTTCATACATACTCCCTTGACCCAGCTTATCGGATCTTTCTGTTCATCGGATGAATCGTGACAAAACTTGAGCTCAATTGTCGGGCTTTTGGAAAGTTTGTTTACGTGGGCCTTTGTTTTTGAGAGTATAGAGGTGAATAATTTAATGGGTTTGATCAAAAAATGGAGTTTTTGTGACGTCTTCTAAAAATACTAAGGCCTTGTTCGGCATATTTGCGATGGTTTTCGTTTTCTTCGTCATTCTAGTCGTTTTCGCATACTTCACTATGAATGCTTTCAATGAAACTTCATTGGTTCAAAAAAAATCTAATAAAGCACACATCGGAGTTATTACCGTTGAAGGTGTAATTATGGATTCTAAAGACACAATTGAAATGCTTCAAAATGCAGAAGAAGACAAACAACTTCAGGCCATCATTTTAAGAATTGATTCTCCCGGTGGAGCTGTTGGCCCTACTCAGGAAATTTACGAAGAAATTCAACGTATCGATAAAAAGAAACCAATCTATGCTTCATTCGGATCGATTGCAGCGAGTGGTGGATACTATATTGGTGCAGCAACAAGAAAAATTTGGGCAAACCCTGGAACACTGACTGGATCGATCGGGGTTATCATGGAGTTTATGGATTTATCTAAACTCTACGAGTTCGCTAAGGTTTCTCCTCAAACAGTTAAAGCAGGTAGATACAAAGATGCAGGAAATCCTGCCCGCGCGCTAACTCCTGAAGAAAAAGATATGATGGATAAGTTGATTGCTGGTGTTCATAAACAATTTATCGGTGACATCATGAAGAGACGTGCCGGAAAAATTAAAGGTGACATCACTGAGCTTGCTCAAGGACAAATCTTTTCTGGAGAGTCAGCAATGGAAGCAGGTCTGGTTGATTCAATGGGAAGCCTTTGGACAGCAGGAAGAGCAATTCACACTGACTTAAAAATCAAAGATGAATTTGCACTGAAGTTTATTGATAAGAAAAAGAAAATGGGATTCTTGGATCTAATGGGGTCTTTAGAAGAAAGTGTTAGCAAATTAAATTTTAATTCACTGGCGGAAATGGCAAATACTAAGCCTCGCTTGATGTTTAAATAATTGAGAGATTAATGGAATCAGTTCTCCCTTGGATGCAGGAACATTTACTAGCAGTTGTCGCGATCTTAATTACGATCGTGCTTGTGTATCATTATCTGATTGAAAAAGAGACTG
Coding sequences within it:
- the sppA gene encoding signal peptide peptidase SppA, which translates into the protein MTSSKNTKALFGIFAMVFVFFVILVVFAYFTMNAFNETSLVQKKSNKAHIGVITVEGVIMDSKDTIEMLQNAEEDKQLQAIILRIDSPGGAVGPTQEIYEEIQRIDKKKPIYASFGSIAASGGYYIGAATRKIWANPGTLTGSIGVIMEFMDLSKLYEFAKVSPQTVKAGRYKDAGNPARALTPEEKDMMDKLIAGVHKQFIGDIMKRRAGKIKGDITELAQGQIFSGESAMEAGLVDSMGSLWTAGRAIHTDLKIKDEFALKFIDKKKKMGFLDLMGSLEESVSKLNFNSLAEMANTKPRLMFK
- the rlmN gene encoding 23S rRNA (adenine(2503)-C(2))-methyltransferase RlmN; amino-acid sequence: MSINLKLEKPSLYALSLNELRDYLSSQGLAKFAADQVYQWMYKIQERDLSKWTNISKKIREDFEANFDLSLPTVIWNGLSKDGTRKFLVKMRDGQTVETVAIPAKDRLTLCISSQVGCAIGCTFCHTGTMGLKRNLLADEIVGQFMAISHWLKDNTTDSERLSNIVYMGQGEPLHNYDNVRSATIIFMEDKGLGLSQRKITLSTSGLVPQIEKMWDFPPVNIAISLHAAHNDIRTELMPINKAYDLERLFNAIKKVPLKAYRRITYEYILIADLNDRQEDIDGLTDLLEKSKSKINIIPYNDFPDSKFKRPSNSKIIWFQESLLKRGFVCTTRTTKGGDILAACGQLKSEYEKLNLWDIDKSKAFEMQFSKQ
- a CDS encoding endonuclease/exonuclease/phosphatase family protein, whose translation is MKTLNLSFLALTALLTLTSVPLHAQSFELEDQSLNVEGIEQLASPVPNDSEVLVPLGKASKKQLPPKNWSFLVWNLHKGEDETFKPEFLALSLGRDIIMNQEIYLDKNMKDVFKFLFSFKIETATSFFYGKEKIRTGVANISTVDAEFTQFIRTDTREPILKSPKMTLVTSYPIRFSKKKLTVVNIHGINFVSTAGFRKEMERIYQEIKNIPSPLVFAGDFNTWNEDRIAILDEYARKLKLKEAGFVPDNRITFNGNFLDHFLYTSDIKIKKARVDSIYKGSDHKPLAVEVEYLRSKEDETPIEEMPDQNDTESLAVSL
- a CDS encoding LysM peptidoglycan-binding domain-containing protein, producing MKNKTMLKVVFLSLVLSSCGLIERFKTPEQPTDSKDAAVAETSSHEADSTDDLFSKTMDETSSPAATDSPSNITTVDDSELKSLQDEFSPSGPNDTQIKESQIAVDPSTNDHSQEAPVLVEEALPEIKTEVEPATYSEAGQIKSYKVQRGETLMQIAFKLYGDISKWKDIKNMNSDKLTNNSSLKANTELKYRAPASPFVWNPAGTPYMIKTGETLGTISNAVYATPKKWKTIWENNKPLIKNPNVIYAGFTLYYTNGGMANYVQPKAAQPKKEIVARELARGAASREGIVEEVLVEEAIAPKEAAIPTQQTITDTQTLTANDETQVDEAIQTLSATKRDNIAKAVEKTVQAPKETEIDLINNISVPHEQEIAPDIDEEIQTL